In Halanaerobium praevalens DSM 2228, the DNA window GGCCCTTGTGCCATTGAAGAAGAAGATCGGGTATTAAGAATTGCAGAAGGAATTAAAGAAATTACAAGTAAGTTAGGAATTCCCTATGTTTTTAAAGCATCTTTTGATAAGGCAAATCGTTCTTCAATTGAATCATATCGGGGACCTGGTTTAGAAAAGGGTTTAGAAATTTTAGCAAAGGTAAAAAAAGAGTTTGATTTACCTGTTATTTCAGATATTCATTTACCAGAACAGGCAGCAGCTGCAGCAGATGTTTTAGATATTATGCAGATTCCTGCTTTTTTATCTCGTCAGACTGATATGTTAACAGCAGCTGGTAAGACTGGAAGTATTATTAATGTTAAAAAGGGTCAATTTTTGGCACCATGGGATATAGATCAAGTTGTAGCTAAAATAGAAAGTACAGGTAATGAAAAGATTATTTTAACTG includes these proteins:
- the kdsA gene encoding 3-deoxy-8-phosphooctulonate synthase → MLKKVKLNEEVIFGDQEKPFVLLAGPCAIEEEDRVLRIAEGIKEITSKLGIPYVFKASFDKANRSSIESYRGPGLEKGLEILAKVKKEFDLPVISDIHLPEQAAAAADVLDIMQIPAFLSRQTDMLTAAGKTGSIINVKKGQFLAPWDIDQVVAKIESTGNEKIILTERGVSFGYNNLVVDMRSLPRMRKTGYPVVFDATHAVQLPGGAGDSSDGEKEYVPYLMRAALAAGIDSLFMEVHDNPAVAKSDGANMIPLVNLEEILKQGLAIDQAVKNCEQINY